Proteins found in one Magnolia sinica isolate HGM2019 chromosome 5, MsV1, whole genome shotgun sequence genomic segment:
- the LOC131247367 gene encoding BAG family molecular chaperone regulator 2-like — MIRFRSRRFCRSNSKVGGGGQGGRDGRDCISSGDIKWELRPGGMLVQKRENEASVGEGMVTVKVWSGSHLHDVSIEATSTFGQLKMILALITDLEPKEQRLLFKGKEREDDDFLHMVGVEDMDKVLLFEDPANKHRKLVVGKNCRTIIV, encoded by the exons atgattaGGTTTAGATCAAGAAGGTTTTGCAGGAGTAATTCTAAGGTAGGTGGTGGGGGCCAAGGTGGCAGGGACGGTAGAGATTGCATCAGCAGCGGTGATATCAAGTGGGAACTAAGGCCGGGCGGCATGCTTGTACAGAAAAGAGAGAATGAAGCAAGTGTAGGAGAAGGAATGGTGACAGTAAAAGtatggagtgggtcccacttgcatgaTGTCTCCATTGAAGCAACTTCCACCTTTG gccaATTGAAAATGATTTTGGCTTTGATCACTGATTTGGAACCAAAGGAACAAAGGCTATTGTTCAAAGGCAAGGAAAGAGAGGATGATGATTTTTTACACATGGTTGGAGTTGAAGACATGGACAAGGTGCTCTTATTTGAAGACCCAGCGAACAAACATAGGAAACTGGTCGTTGGGAAGAATTGCAGGACCATTAtcgtctga